In Rattus norvegicus strain BN/NHsdMcwi chromosome 1, GRCr8, whole genome shotgun sequence, a genomic segment contains:
- the Klk1c4 gene encoding glandular kallikrein-10 isoform X1 codes for MWFLILFLALSLGGIDAAPPVQSRIVGGYNCEKNSQPWQVAVINRYLCGGVLIDPSWVITAAHCYSHALSYYHVLLGRHNLFEDEPFAQYRFVSQSFPHPDYNPFLMRNHTRQTGYDYSNDLMLLHLSEPADITDGVKVIDLPTEEPKVGSTCLVSGWGSTKPLISELPDDLQCVNIDLLSNEKCIEAYRWKVTDLMLCAGKLEGGKDACNGDSGGPLICDGVLQGLTSWGSVPCSEPHNPGIYTKIIKFTSWIKEVMKENP; via the exons ATGTGGTTCCTGATCCTGTTCCTCGCCCTGTCTCTGGGAGGGATTG atgctgCACCTCCCGTCCAATCTCGAATTGTGGGAGGATATAACTGTGAGAAGAATTCCCAACCCTGGCAAGTGGCTGTCATCAACAGATACCTCTGCGGGGGTGTCCTGATAGACCCCAGCTGGGTGATCACGGCTGCCCACTGCTATAGCCA TGCCCTCAGCTATTACCATGTTTTGTTGGGACGACACAACCTATTTGAAGATGAACCCTTTGCTCAGTACCGGTTTGTCAGCCAAAGCTTCCCTCACCCTGACTACAACCCATTCCTCATGAGGAACCACACCCGACAAACCGGGTATGACTACAGCAATGACCTGATGCTGCTACACCTCAGCGAGCCGGCTGACATCACAGATGGTGTTAAGGTCATCGATCTGCCCACGGAGGAGCCCAAGGTGGGGAGCACCTGCCTTGTCTCAGGCTGGGGCAGCACAAAACCCCTTATAT CAGAATTACCAGATGATCTCCAGTGTGTGAACATCGATCTTCTGTCTAATGAGAAGTGCATCGAAGCCTACAGATGGAAGGTGACAGATCTCATGCTGTGTGCAGGAAAGTTGGAAGGAGGCAAAGACGCTTGCAAT GGTGACTCAGGAGGCCCCCTCATCTGTGATGGTGTGCTCCAGGGCCTCACATCATGGGGCTCTGTCCCATGCAGTGAGCCCCATAACCCAGGCATCTACACCAAAATTATTAAGTTCACCTCCTGGATAAAAGAAGTTATGAAGGAAAACCCCTGA
- the Klk1c4 gene encoding glandular kallikrein-10 isoform X2, protein MWFLILFLALSLGGIDAAPPVQSRIVGGYNCEKNSQPWQVAVINRYLCGGVLIDPSWVITAAHCYSHYYHVLLGRHNLFEDEPFAQYRFVSQSFPHPDYNPFLMRNHTRQTGYDYSNDLMLLHLSEPADITDGVKVIDLPTEEPKVGSTCLVSGWGSTKPLISELPDDLQCVNIDLLSNEKCIEAYRWKVTDLMLCAGKLEGGKDACNGDSGGPLICDGVLQGLTSWGSVPCSEPHNPGIYTKIIKFTSWIKEVMKENP, encoded by the exons ATGTGGTTCCTGATCCTGTTCCTCGCCCTGTCTCTGGGAGGGATTG atgctgCACCTCCCGTCCAATCTCGAATTGTGGGAGGATATAACTGTGAGAAGAATTCCCAACCCTGGCAAGTGGCTGTCATCAACAGATACCTCTGCGGGGGTGTCCTGATAGACCCCAGCTGGGTGATCACGGCTGCCCACTGCTATAGCCA CTATTACCATGTTTTGTTGGGACGACACAACCTATTTGAAGATGAACCCTTTGCTCAGTACCGGTTTGTCAGCCAAAGCTTCCCTCACCCTGACTACAACCCATTCCTCATGAGGAACCACACCCGACAAACCGGGTATGACTACAGCAATGACCTGATGCTGCTACACCTCAGCGAGCCGGCTGACATCACAGATGGTGTTAAGGTCATCGATCTGCCCACGGAGGAGCCCAAGGTGGGGAGCACCTGCCTTGTCTCAGGCTGGGGCAGCACAAAACCCCTTATAT CAGAATTACCAGATGATCTCCAGTGTGTGAACATCGATCTTCTGTCTAATGAGAAGTGCATCGAAGCCTACAGATGGAAGGTGACAGATCTCATGCTGTGTGCAGGAAAGTTGGAAGGAGGCAAAGACGCTTGCAAT GGTGACTCAGGAGGCCCCCTCATCTGTGATGGTGTGCTCCAGGGCCTCACATCATGGGGCTCTGTCCCATGCAGTGAGCCCCATAACCCAGGCATCTACACCAAAATTATTAAGTTCACCTCCTGGATAAAAGAAGTTATGAAGGAAAACCCCTGA